A region of Liolophura sinensis isolate JHLJ2023 chromosome 8, CUHK_Ljap_v2, whole genome shotgun sequence DNA encodes the following proteins:
- the LOC135473072 gene encoding low-density lipoprotein receptor-related protein 4-like isoform X6: MFMIVSLEGDKVASRLAVDDATGNIYFSANRPGTGIGSSYIAVVTPDGKSKKTLVNNLSRARAVALYSSKGLMFWTDIGFGAHVGRANMDGCKRKRIITTAIKSPNGIAIDFEEDFLFWSDGGRGVIERCSLVGADRQVLVKDPDAFIMALVIDGDKLYYTAWNRGGITVVNKADGSNKHFLMESPVFAELGDFLIVRPNKGTPVINQCTNNNGRCVGLCLPTPNGRTCARADRVGLQPEGPTCVEEPSSTTKTSEPSSTTKTSEPSSTTKTSDSITSLIIFPRLSALLIARKWRRQEKETSNITLVTLAVHKRLGYHL; this comes from the exons ATGTTCATGATTGTGTCCCTTGAAGGAGATAAAGTGGCTAGCCGATTGGCGGTGGACGATGCGACTGGGAACATTTACTTCTCTGCCAACCGTCCTGGCACGGGGATTGGTTCCAGTTATATTGCTGTCGTTACTCCTGACGGCAAGTCGAAGAAGACTTTAGTTAATAATCTTAGTAGGGCTCGGGCGGTGGCACTCTACAGCTCCAAGGG GTTAATGTTCTGGACGGATATTGGCTTTGGTGCGCACGTGGGACGTGCTAATATGGATGGGTGTAAGCGAAAAAGGATAATTACAACTGCGATTAAATCCCCAAATGGAATTGCCATCGACTTCGAAG agGACTTTCTGTTTTGGTCTGACGGAGGTCGAGGCGTCATAGAGAGGTGCAGTCTCGTTGGAGCTGACAGACAAGTACTTGTGAAGGATCCTGATGCTTTCATCATGGCGCTCGTCATCGACGGAGACAAGCTGTATTACACCGCATGGAACAGAGG AGGCATTACTGTCGTAAACAAGGCGGACGGAtccaacaaacattttttgatGGAGTCACCAGTATTTGCCGAACTCGGGGACTTCCTTATCGTGCGACCTAACAAAGGAACTCCAG tGATAAATCAATGTACTAACAATAATGGGAGGTGTGTTGGTCTCTGTCTTCCTACGCCCAATGGCAGAACGTGCGCAAGAGCAGACCGTGTGGGGTTACAACCAGAAGGCCCTACCTGCGTGGAAG AACCCTCCTCAACTACCAAAACCTCGG AACCCTCCTCAACTACCAAAACCTCGG AACCCTCCTCAACTACCAAAACCTCGG ATTCCATCACTTCCTTGATCATCTTTCCTCGCCTTTCTGCTCTGCTAATTGCGCGGAAATG GAGAAGGCAGGAGAAAGAAACCTCCAATATAACGTTGGTTACCTTAGCGGTCCATAAAAGGCTCGGGTATCATCTGTGA
- the LOC135473072 gene encoding low-density lipoprotein receptor-related protein 4-like isoform X11 — MFMIVSLEGDKVASRLAVDDATGNIYFSANRPGTGIGSSYIAVVTPDGKSKKTLVNNLSRARAVALYSSKGLMFWTDIGFGAHVGRANMDGCKRKRIITTAIKSPNGIAIDFEEDFLFWSDGGRGVIERCSLVGADRQVLVKDPDAFIMALVIDGDKLYYTAWNRGGITVVNKADGSNKHFLMESPVFAELGDFLIVRPNKGTPVINQCTNNNGRCVGLCLPTPNGRTCARADRVGLQPEGPTCVEEPSSTTKTSEPSSTTKTSDSITSLIIFPRLSALLIARKWRRQEKETSNITLVTLAVHKRLGYHL; from the exons ATGTTCATGATTGTGTCCCTTGAAGGAGATAAAGTGGCTAGCCGATTGGCGGTGGACGATGCGACTGGGAACATTTACTTCTCTGCCAACCGTCCTGGCACGGGGATTGGTTCCAGTTATATTGCTGTCGTTACTCCTGACGGCAAGTCGAAGAAGACTTTAGTTAATAATCTTAGTAGGGCTCGGGCGGTGGCACTCTACAGCTCCAAGGG GTTAATGTTCTGGACGGATATTGGCTTTGGTGCGCACGTGGGACGTGCTAATATGGATGGGTGTAAGCGAAAAAGGATAATTACAACTGCGATTAAATCCCCAAATGGAATTGCCATCGACTTCGAAG agGACTTTCTGTTTTGGTCTGACGGAGGTCGAGGCGTCATAGAGAGGTGCAGTCTCGTTGGAGCTGACAGACAAGTACTTGTGAAGGATCCTGATGCTTTCATCATGGCGCTCGTCATCGACGGAGACAAGCTGTATTACACCGCATGGAACAGAGG AGGCATTACTGTCGTAAACAAGGCGGACGGAtccaacaaacattttttgatGGAGTCACCAGTATTTGCCGAACTCGGGGACTTCCTTATCGTGCGACCTAACAAAGGAACTCCAG tGATAAATCAATGTACTAACAATAATGGGAGGTGTGTTGGTCTCTGTCTTCCTACGCCCAATGGCAGAACGTGCGCAAGAGCAGACCGTGTGGGGTTACAACCAGAAGGCCCTACCTGCGTGGAAG AACCCTCCTCAACTACCAAAACCTCGG AACCCTCCTCAACTACCAAAACCTCGG ATTCCATCACTTCCTTGATCATCTTTCCTCGCCTTTCTGCTCTGCTAATTGCGCGGAAATG GAGAAGGCAGGAGAAAGAAACCTCCAATATAACGTTGGTTACCTTAGCGGTCCATAAAAGGCTCGGGTATCATCTGTGA
- the LOC135473072 gene encoding low-density lipoprotein receptor-related protein 4-like isoform X2 yields MFMIVSLEGDKVASRLAVDDATGNIYFSANRPGTGIGSSYIAVVTPDGKSKKTLVNNLSRARAVALYSSKGLMFWTDIGFGAHVGRANMDGCKRKRIITTAIKSPNGIAIDFEEDFLFWSDGGRGVIERCSLVGADRQVLVKDPDAFIMALVIDGDKLYYTAWNRGGITVVNKADGSNKHFLMESPVFAELGDFLIVRPNKGTPVINQCTNNNGRCVGLCLPTPNGRTCARADRVGLQPEGPTCVEEPSSTTKTSEPSSTTKTSEPSSTTKTSEPSSTTKTSDSITSLIIFPRLSALLIARKWRRQEKETSNITLVTLAVHKRLGYHL; encoded by the exons ATGTTCATGATTGTGTCCCTTGAAGGAGATAAAGTGGCTAGCCGATTGGCGGTGGACGATGCGACTGGGAACATTTACTTCTCTGCCAACCGTCCTGGCACGGGGATTGGTTCCAGTTATATTGCTGTCGTTACTCCTGACGGCAAGTCGAAGAAGACTTTAGTTAATAATCTTAGTAGGGCTCGGGCGGTGGCACTCTACAGCTCCAAGGG GTTAATGTTCTGGACGGATATTGGCTTTGGTGCGCACGTGGGACGTGCTAATATGGATGGGTGTAAGCGAAAAAGGATAATTACAACTGCGATTAAATCCCCAAATGGAATTGCCATCGACTTCGAAG agGACTTTCTGTTTTGGTCTGACGGAGGTCGAGGCGTCATAGAGAGGTGCAGTCTCGTTGGAGCTGACAGACAAGTACTTGTGAAGGATCCTGATGCTTTCATCATGGCGCTCGTCATCGACGGAGACAAGCTGTATTACACCGCATGGAACAGAGG AGGCATTACTGTCGTAAACAAGGCGGACGGAtccaacaaacattttttgatGGAGTCACCAGTATTTGCCGAACTCGGGGACTTCCTTATCGTGCGACCTAACAAAGGAACTCCAG tGATAAATCAATGTACTAACAATAATGGGAGGTGTGTTGGTCTCTGTCTTCCTACGCCCAATGGCAGAACGTGCGCAAGAGCAGACCGTGTGGGGTTACAACCAGAAGGCCCTACCTGCGTGGAAG AACCCTCCTCAACTACCAAAACCTCGG AACCCTCCTCAACTACCAAAACCTCGG AACCCTCCTCAACTACCAAAACCTCGG AACCCTCCTCAACTACCAAAACCTCGG ATTCCATCACTTCCTTGATCATCTTTCCTCGCCTTTCTGCTCTGCTAATTGCGCGGAAATG GAGAAGGCAGGAGAAAGAAACCTCCAATATAACGTTGGTTACCTTAGCGGTCCATAAAAGGCTCGGGTATCATCTGTGA
- the LOC135473072 gene encoding low-density lipoprotein receptor-related protein 4-like isoform X1 — MFMIVSLEGDKVASRLAVDDATGNIYFSANRPGTGIGSSYIAVVTPDGKSKKTLVNNLSRARAVALYSSKGLMFWTDIGFGAHVGRANMDGCKRKRIITTAIKSPNGIAIDFEEDFLFWSDGGRGVIERCSLVGADRQVLVKDPDAFIMALVIDGDKLYYTAWNRGGITVVNKADGSNKHFLMESPVFAELGDFLIVRPNKGTPVINQCTNNNGRCVGLCLPTPNGRTCARADRVGLQPEGPTCVEEPSSTTKTSEPSSTTKTSEPSSTTKTSEPSSTTKTSEPSSTTKTSDSITSLIIFPRLSALLIARKWRRQEKETSNITLVTLAVHKRLGYHL, encoded by the exons ATGTTCATGATTGTGTCCCTTGAAGGAGATAAAGTGGCTAGCCGATTGGCGGTGGACGATGCGACTGGGAACATTTACTTCTCTGCCAACCGTCCTGGCACGGGGATTGGTTCCAGTTATATTGCTGTCGTTACTCCTGACGGCAAGTCGAAGAAGACTTTAGTTAATAATCTTAGTAGGGCTCGGGCGGTGGCACTCTACAGCTCCAAGGG GTTAATGTTCTGGACGGATATTGGCTTTGGTGCGCACGTGGGACGTGCTAATATGGATGGGTGTAAGCGAAAAAGGATAATTACAACTGCGATTAAATCCCCAAATGGAATTGCCATCGACTTCGAAG agGACTTTCTGTTTTGGTCTGACGGAGGTCGAGGCGTCATAGAGAGGTGCAGTCTCGTTGGAGCTGACAGACAAGTACTTGTGAAGGATCCTGATGCTTTCATCATGGCGCTCGTCATCGACGGAGACAAGCTGTATTACACCGCATGGAACAGAGG AGGCATTACTGTCGTAAACAAGGCGGACGGAtccaacaaacattttttgatGGAGTCACCAGTATTTGCCGAACTCGGGGACTTCCTTATCGTGCGACCTAACAAAGGAACTCCAG tGATAAATCAATGTACTAACAATAATGGGAGGTGTGTTGGTCTCTGTCTTCCTACGCCCAATGGCAGAACGTGCGCAAGAGCAGACCGTGTGGGGTTACAACCAGAAGGCCCTACCTGCGTGGAAG AACCCTCCTCAACTACCAAAACCTCGG AACCCTCCTCAACTACCAAAACCTCGG AACCCTCCTCAACTACCAAAACCTCGG AACCCTCCTCAACTACCAAAACCTCGG AACCCTCCTCAACTACCAAAACCTCGG ATTCCATCACTTCCTTGATCATCTTTCCTCGCCTTTCTGCTCTGCTAATTGCGCGGAAATG GAGAAGGCAGGAGAAAGAAACCTCCAATATAACGTTGGTTACCTTAGCGGTCCATAAAAGGCTCGGGTATCATCTGTGA
- the LOC135473318 gene encoding low-density lipoprotein receptor-related protein 4-like codes for MCLSYDWLTDTIYWTDSGANQIKSYAVGAGGPVTVVLSLHNTLGPLTLDPFTRQIFWINRTTGDIKSAFYNDSDSVKTLVTSGINTAGIHCDPVKQKLFWTDRNKVNSVYTNGTGGKTVITTDLNHNNRGLVVHKELVFWTSYGPSAYIDSGNLYHKVHRTRSTFASQPLVDLDILDNYVRQQTRGVCFENGGCDHYCVPTGGATRECRCELGFKLQTDGQTCSTEFLSVDHFLMADLIAGRFYQVDMNTGNVSGTFKPMGNSETVSVNPDHSMVYWSDFVQREIRSSDLTGSNMKTVFTLGVCRAHLLL; via the exons atgt GTCTGAGTTATGATTGGCTCACTGACACAATCTACTGGACGGACTCTGGCGCAAATCAAATCAAGTCTTACGCAGTTGGTGCTGGTGGTCCGGTAACGGTGGTTCTCTCATTACATAATACATTGGGACCTCTTACCCTTGACCCATTCACAAG ACAAATCTTCTGGATCAACCGGACAACCGGAGATATCAAAAGTGCCTTTTATAATGACTCAGACTCGGTGAAGACTCTGGTAACCTCCGGTATCAACACTGCAGGTATTCATTGTGATCCAGTCAAACAAAA GTTATTCTGGACTGACAGAAATAAAGTGAACAGTGTGTATACAAACGGGACTGGTGGCAAAACAGTCATTACAACAGATCTCAACCACAACAACAGAGGCCTGGTGGTGCACAAG GAGCTGGTGTTTTGGACATCGTATGGACCGTCTGCGTACATCGACTCAGGGAACCTTTATCACAAAGTTCATAGAACACGCTCAACTTTTGCCTCTCAACCACTGGTGGACCTGGACATTTTAGACAATTATGTCCGACAACAAACGAGAG GCGTGTGTTTTGAAAATGGCGGATGCGATCACTACTGTGTACCAACAGGGGGCGCCACCAGGGAGTGTAGGTGTGAGCTGGGTTTTAAGCTACAGACGGATGGACAGACGTGCAGCACAG aatttCTGTCAGTAGACCACTTTCTCATGGCAGACCTCATTGCTGGGCGTTTTTATCAAGTTGACATGAACACTGGGAATGTGAGCGGGACTTTTAAGCCTATGGGAAACAGTGAAACTGTGTCCGTGAATCCCGACCACAGTATGGTTTACTGGTCGGACTTCGTACAAAGAGAAATTCGCTCCAGTGATCTAACCGGAAGcaacatgaaaacagttttcaccCTAGGTGTGTGTAGAGCTCACCTTCTTCTTTAG